The genomic stretch ATTTATTATTCTAAACAATAAGAAATGGAATTATCGAGCAGATTTCAGCTAATTTAGCTGTTAAAGTTATAAAGGATCGGTGGTAATTATGACATGGATTCAAATGATACGCATGTGTAGCACAAGTCCCGTGAAGGGATATATAGACCCTTTATGAGACACATGCACGGTATCAGTTAGAGGGAGGTTATCAAAACTTAGTGATGTTGAGAATGTTTAGAAGTTGAGATTGTAGGATGTGGGGAGTTCCCATAGAGGTCCAGGTTCGAATTAAGATGATGGTCATTGGTTTGAATGAGGATTGTTAGGGTACAAACTCATTCCCACATCGATGCAGCAAAAGCTCAACAAAAAGTTTCACGCTTCGGCATAACCGTTTATCAAGTTGATGCCGATAGTTTTGACCCCGATTCATATTGTTCTATGAGAAAAAGTGCacattatacaaaaaaaaaatatatcaacATTGAATAAATTGTACACATCCTCTATTTACTAAGAGAATAGGTGAAACTCtcatttttcccgcctaaaatataTTTTAGGAAATAACGCttagtatttttagcatatattatAACTATGGtggattattaatttattactgGCACAATCTTTTAAATTTAGTATTTAAAATATTCCATATTTCACATTCTGCATAAATTTATCAACAGTCTTATACGATAAAAAAAATtctttactttttattttttaaaaataattttatTACGAAATTTCATTGATTTTTAATGAGTAAAAATTGCGAAAAAAAATTattagaaaaaaaattaaaataacatCATTACTTTCTCGGTAAAATAAAACTTATAATAAAAATACTCATTTCATTACTTTTTAcgattttaattttattactcAACTAAAAATGCACTGAAACATGAAAAACAAGTGAAATGTCAATTTAAATTTTGATAAATAATACAGATTTCACTAGAAAGTAAAACTCTTTAAATACTGTGCATTTATGCAAGAGATCTAAactaatcccctatttactaaaagaataggtgaatTCTATCATTTTCCCGCCAAAAAGCATATTCTCAAAAAAAGAAACCAATGATAATTATgttcattcactaaataaggaaactaacaattactccctccgtcccggtcatttgctttcctttggttttggcacaaagatcaaggaaagggGAGGGAGCCAATTACTGAATGACAaatggaataaattgagtgtgaatgatcaaattactcatcaaattcattctttaAATAGAaagtacaacaaatgactgagacaccccaaaatggaaaaggacaacaaatgaccgggacagagggagtacaatttaattcatctattatattttcattaaaattaatcttttcatcaaattatattattttcactaaactctaaactatattattttaattaaaaaaaaaggatATAAAGCTATAAATTGCTAATTTTTTTATAGAGTTTTTATTAGATGATGCATTGACCTATATGTTGTATAAAACGATCGTTATTATTACTTTCGTGacaaagaaaattgaaaaaacaaatataaattgaaactcattagttttatgctataaaaatattttcattagaATATATCTCAACTCATTACTCAATTTCTCTCAATTGATTTTCAGTTCTAGCTTTTATTTATCCAAGCAAAATACAATGatgacaaatgtaaacaattataaGGTAACAATATTACATAactaattttataaaaatattaaactttAAATACCGTGCATATAATCCACGAGGTCTAAACTAGTGAAGAAACAAATAAATAATCATGTGAATTTGATTggttaatttttgaaaatttaatTTAACAATTGCAAAAATCCCAAAAATCAATGCTTAGGTCTTGACTCTTGACATGGGTTTGTTAATGGACCTACTACACAGGCCGTTATACTAGGCTATGTCAGCCCTACAATTACCCACTCTTACCTACAGACAGAAATGTTGTTAATGGATTGCATTGAGCTGGCCCAAAGACCATACTCATGAAGGGTCTATAATACAAGGGTACTTGTTATCATTGATTCATTGCTACAAAGTTCATTCCCTTAATTGTTTGTACGAGGTCCTTTTCATCAACGACAAAAATAAATGATCATTTAAACAAATTTGATAAATTGGAATCCATTAGTTAGGAGTGGAGATTTTCTAGAGTTTATTTTCGATGGAGTTTGTAGAGTTTACCATAAATAATTAAAAGAATACCTCGCACTCCTAACAGACACTAGTATTAAGTTAACGAGCATATGTAGTAGGCTTTAAAATACACATATCAAGTCAAGTAACAATAGAGAATTCCCGCAAGATTATTCTTGGAGGACTGAACCTTAGACTAATGGAATTTTTATCAAAGTTTTCAACACTAAACTCGACTTGGAGCTTTCGATATACTAATGGATTTTTTATTCACGTTTTGAACATTAAACTCAACTAGACTCGGAGCATTCGACGGGCCAGGCTGGGCCATCAGTCATGTATGGAACTACCTTGAATCGTCCCTTAGACGAGTCTATGTCGGGGAGACCCATGGGATGGGGTCAGTATCCTGTTTAGGTTTAGTGGTTTGTGTGCGAGACTGGCCTAGAGATTAAGACCTCAAACCATCTCAGGTTTGGAGGCGTGTCGAGTCGGGTTTTCGGCGGGTCAATCGGGCTTGTCATGAGGGGACCACAATCGTGGGAGGGTTGGACACTTGTTCAAGTGGTCATGTCTAGACTAACTTTACAAACCTTTTATTGGGAATCTCATTCAGAGTACTTAAGACAATTCTTAAATTTTGTTTTTACATTCATAAGAGTTAGAAGTGGAACCCCATTTATTTAACggataattcacgtggtacccttaaGATTTGCCACTTTGCatgaaatacccaaatttttgatccgGAAATCTTAAAGAGATCATAAATCGTGTTTACGATTTCCAAAAGTGACGAAATTTTTTTCCAAATCACTCATCTTTCTGAGaactacaatttgaaaaaaaaaattgtcgcatttggattccaCTACTAGGAGTTATTGTGCGTCAAAATTTTTtcgaccgaacaaactttgagtgagcaTATCTCCTAGTCACGGGCTCCAAACTCGtcaaacttttttttcaaatcgtagtactcggaaagatgatcgatttgaaaaaaaaatcttcactttctgagttcgtaaacacgagttatgacctctttaagtttttcggataaaaaatttgggtattttgtgCAAAGTGGCCAACTTTAAGGGTATCACGTGAATTATCCGTTTATTTAAAAGATGGGAGTTTTCACCACTCATATCAACAAACTTTGGTTATCAAAATTAGTGATGCAATAATAAATTTGTTATAAGACCAACATTTACTTTGCAAATCCAATATTTCATTCCCCACCTATAAGgctataatatattaatattataGGTATCGTTTGGTTGTCACTTCAAGGCTCCGTTTGACAAAGCATTTTAGGTACCtaatttggtcaaagtagcttatttgaccaaaatttcaggtaccttatttttttgtaagcgtttggcaaATAAGCTagctgaaatgaaatgctacctagagtagcatttgagatttcaggtacatgatttggtttgattttccgtttttacccttTAAATCCTTACTACTCCAATAATTATCATATTCTTTtatgtcatttcatcaaaatcagttaccttttcagttaatttgccaaacatttttttatataatcagctaccttattagttcctagttcttttttttttttttttttcagttagcttttcaggtttcagttacaTTTTCAGGTTTCAACTACCTTTTCacttagttttaccaaacagagcctaaatgCGGATAAATTGTAAAATCTCATGAATTGGCAGAGGTAGAGTTGTTTGGTTGCCTAAAATACCATGATTTCTGGAGAAGAAGAATTACCTAGCCCCCTAGGTAATTGGAAACTCTTGTATCCATTTAATTACGTCATGTCAACCAAATGAGTTTTAAGCAATTCACGTGATTTCTccaatttatggattttttaacTGATGGGAGATTAATTCCGCCATGACAACCAAACGACACCAAAACGTTACTCTTAACGAGAAATGTCAACTGTGTTAGCTCATAAAGAAATAAAAGTTGGTAATTATGATTCGGGTTTCAAATCCAGTTAATACTTTATCAAATTCGCATATGTGATTGTGTGAGaccttaccaaaaaaaaaaaaaaaaaaaaaaaaaagagtcttGGTGAATGCTGAATATAGTGACATAAAAAAGCAGTAAAACTGTAAAAACAAGAGGTGCCTAACTGCCTTCAACTTAAATCTCACCATTTCACTAAGACTTCAACCTACAAAAACAATCAGCAAAAAACccagaaaaaaaaaaggggaagagAAACAAAAATGGCATCAGGATGGGGAATAACAGGAAACAAAGGAAGATGTTATGATTTTTGGGTTGATTTCAGTGAATGTATGTCTAAATGTAGAGAACCTAAAGATTGTTCTCTTCTTCGTGAAGATTATCTTGAATGTCTTCATCATTCCAAAGAGGTCAAAATTTATTCTATCATCTTTCTTCTTTTTTGTGTTTAAAGTTTGGATCTTTGTTGTTTATGTCATTGTTTTATTGCCCTTTTGTTTGATTGGATGGATCTTTGTTTTCTGGGTATTCTTGTTTGATTGTTGTATGATTAGATTTTAGGGTGAAATTAGGGATTATAATTGATTTGGATTGTTCAGGTTTGTTAGACTGTTTAATTGAAAGGTATTATGTTGTAGTTAGGATATTGGGTTGATGAATTGGGGTTTGATGCATTTGGTCTAGGTAGCACATACACTCCTCCTAACTAGCCGTCTCGTGTCCAACGCTGTGTCGGACACCcgcctaaacatgttataatttaGACGAGGAATAAAATGTCAAAAGAGATTGCTTAGAAGATGGGTTTGGGTGGAAAATGAGAATTATAATTGATTTAGATTGTTGTATTAGGTTGTAGTTAGGATATTGGGTGGATGAATTGGGGTTTGATGCATTTGGGTAGACCCGAAAAACTTCAATTGGGGGACCTTCTGATATAATCCCTCCGTCCAAAACGTTTGTTTTAATTGAAGGTAAAGAAATGATTGGAGCGGAGGGAGTAGATAGGCAGAGGATTTCGACATGGTTTTGTAACTTTGTATAAGGTGAAGGTGGGATGTGTTTTAGTTTGTGGGTCAATTGTATATTTGTACCTAGCTTTACAAGAcggttttttgttgttgttgatcaaAGTTAAGGGATGGAGTGCAAATTCTTTTGACGTCTCTCACCCATAAATTTGAGAgtggcaccttggtatgtggatTATTTGATGGGGTTAGCTGTTAGCATCAGCTGAGGGTGCTGTGTTGATCTTTGGTTTTGGCTTATAGTTGTTTGTTTGAATTTATACGCTGGTTTCTCTGCAATGTAGATTTAACCCTTTTGGAATCAAAAAGAGGGGGGAAGGGGAGAAGAGGGAATGGAAAGGAGGGATGATGAAGGACAAGGGAATAGAGAAGGATGTTTTCCATACAAATCTTTCCTATATTAGAGGGACTTGAAATTTGACTTGCAGGAGGAAAAATGAATCCCTCGATTTCCCTCCCCGTCAACCCAACTTGCTAACCAAACAAAGACATGTATCCCTCATTTTCCTTCCCCTTCCTTTTCATCCAAATCCCTCCATCCGAACAAAGAGTAATTAGATGGGTTGGTGGCTTTATTTTGACCATCGTGCTTTACAATATGGTCTTCGGGGTTACTCTGATTTCGTCCTTGAGAGGCTTAGAGTACAATCGTAAGTCGCTAGTGCTTGATTTGCTAGGCCAGCTAGGACAACAATACATACGTAAGAATTAGGGATTTGTCCGTGTTGCTATATTCTACTTCGTAAAGCTTGGAAGGGAATATCACTTGCTAGGGATCTCTTTTGGCTGTTGAACAAAGTGATAGACTACACTGTCATCTCTGTGGAATCAGTGATCATATGCTTGTCATAGACATAGCCTTTATCTCTTAGGTCTCTTGATCTTCAATTTCCTTAGTTCTTGAATCAGGTGCTCAAAGGAGTAGGGCGTGGGAGTTTTATATTGTAAGGTTGATCAAGTAAAAAAGACTTTAGGGGGTGGAGTAGAGCAGAGTTACTAACACATCAAAGTTTGGATGTTTTATGGGAGTGAGGGGAACGAGTTTTCATACTTTTGACCTATTTTTCTCTTCTTATGCTGCATTCGGACATGGCGAGTGTCGGAAAGGGATACTTTCTGAATAACTTTCATATTATTGGTGTAATAACATAATGTACATTATACCTGGCGAAGTAATGACCTACATTCTGATATGGAAACTAAGAAATGTAGGAGACAGCTGTCATGGAAATAAGGGAGATGTTACTTCTAAGTTTCAAATCTTACAATTGAAGGGGTAAAGAGATATGATGGTTGATGTCGACTACCCAATTATACATGGAAACAAGATATTATCCTTATCTCTTTAAGCCACAAAAACCGGGAACGAAAAAGGGCTATGACACAGACTCAAACGGCACAGCTTTGCTGAATGTTACTCCCTCCATCACATTTTTACTGTCCTCATTTAACTAGGAGTCATATTAAAATCTAGAGATGAAATATCTTTATTACCCTTTTGCCTTCAACAATTTACATGTAGAGATGCTACAGTACTACTACCATTATGTTACTTAACTGGGGATACTATAAGTTAAAAACTTTTTTCTACTCGATGTAGAAAGAGGATATTGATATTGGTGTGGACGAAATAGGAATTGGTGACGCTAAACTTGAGATGGacagttctgagtgactattgttGCTCAATGCTTAGGGTATTGGTTTGTGCTGACTGTAGTGATCTATGATGCAAACGTTTAAAACTAATAAGAAAAGGTTAGGAAAGACCGCTTTTCAAAGGGAAGTTATCAGGACAAAGGTACAACATCCCGGTCGTGTGGACTGTGGAGTAAGGCTATAGTCACTAGCAATACCGTCAATTGTTCCAAAGAATTGACTTGTATCGTCTATGCTTTCCACTCTTGAGACTTCACCTTTTCATTTTGCATCTATCTGCTAAAGTACCCTTACAAATTATCTGTGCTTGTGCTCATGTGGTCACAGTTCCTCCATCCCATTTATATCGTCTGCTTTTttatttcatgttaaaataatTGGCCTCTTTTCTAAATCTAGTAAAATAAAAAGATGAATTTTCCACACTACCCTTAGTTAACTCTTCTAAGAGGTGGCAAATAGTAACCATAGTGATAATGAGTCGAGGTTATGATGACAGTTCATCTTTATATCCTTGCCCTTTGTTTGGATAGTTGGAAGGGGAGGGATTAGGAGGGAGACAATTTCCCTAGTTTGGTTAGCAAATTGCATTGAAGGGATTTGGAGGGAGAGGAAAAATGGATCCCTTCATTTCGCTCCTCCAAGCCAAATAATTTCCCCTCCAACAAAGGAAAGATTTGAAGGTAAAACACTCATCATCCATTCCACCTGTCCTCTATGTTACTCAGACTCGTGTAGAAGTATCCGACACGGGTACGTGTCCAAGTGTCGGACTCGGCTGTTTTTTtgaaaaatatgcatattttaGTCTAAAATGAGGTGTCTAAGGGTCATACCCATGTCCGAGTGTCGAGTGTCGGACACGGGTACGCGAGGAAATTAgaagagtcggagtaacatagcctgtccttccctccctttcccttccctccttccccctccccttcctttccctcccaTTTTGATATCCAACCAAGGCCTAAATGTAACTTCTAGTCAAATGAGGATGATATgaatgggatggagggagtatgtgCTTAACTCGCTGCAGAAAAAAACCCGTTCCAAAATTTTCCGAGTCAGTTTCACAATTagtgcctcaaatgtagtgtaaAATTTAAAAAGACCATGAGTTAGTTATAAACACATGAACCTGGATGTTCTCAAGGTTAGCGAGGATCACAATTAGTGCGTCAGACGTAGGGCTATTGATGATACATTGATAACTAAGTGCCGTTCGTAAGTTTTTTGTATTAGACGATCTCATGTTAAAATAATTTGAGACCAACACATTAAGCTACGAATGCTACCTATATGCATTTACTTCTGGTATGTGATCAGACTCCAGAAATTGTTATCACCAGACCGTCTTTCAACTTTATCTTTTAAAAAGACTTTTCTGTCAACTGATGATAATTGTTTCCTGCAGTTTCAAAGAAGGAACCGAGTTTACAAGGAAGAACAACGTCAGATACGAGCAGCCGCCAGGAAGGCCAAGGGCGGAGATGAGGATGAAGGCCATCATTGATAATAACTGTTATTGTCGTCTCTTCAACTTCCTGAATAAGAAATCTGTAACGTTTTCCAATATTTGAAGTTAACTGGTATTTTCAATTCAGTCGTCACTTGTGTGATCGATCATTTGCAGATTGACAAGGTTTTGTTTACGTTCATATTGCATATGGCATTATTGTACTGCCTATCTTTGATAAGATGAATGTTTTTGCACACTTCTTCAATCTCTTGACCGCAAAGTGCTTGCAAATAATCATAGATGTACTTCGACCTCATTTTGCTCACATCTAGTCGCACCACCTTTTTGCCAATGAGTAGATTATACAACCTGTTGTATGCAGTTGTTGTATGATGTAGAATCCGAGCTGTttactaaagttttcgagttttgtttaaaaGAATCCGAGCTATGCTgtaaagtttttgaactcacacactttgaaaactcagaaaaattacacagaagctcggattaatgtatagagttgtacaatgcttattatacaactggttgtatagtattATTTGTGCCTTTTTGCATATGCATAGGTTTGTATCGATGGTTCAGAAATTTGGCCGcatgtttgttaaaattacaagTATACAATGAAGCAGCAAGCACCAGCTAGTTGTTTTCTAGTGTCGAATTTTGAACCAGCAAATGTGATGATTCTATTTCAAAGAGCTGGGGTTGTAAATCGCAAGTCGAGGGCCACCAATCTGATCTTGTAGTCTCTAGTAACTCGAGCTCTCAGAGGTCATTCTTGTAGGGTATGAGTTGGGTCAGTTCAGGGCAGATTGTATAGACATATTTGTATTCGGATTGAGCCTATTAAGTCTTCCGGTGTATTATTGCCTATTGAATCATTTAGGATAAAGAGATGAGTTTGTGCTATCGAAAATCGGTTCAATTTGAATTTTGGGTCATATTTGCCTCCCCTGTTTGAGAATGGGTCGGATCACTCCAAGAAACCGTTACATACATAGGTCGGGGTACAGATTCTTGTTCAAGTACTGAAGTATTCTCAACTCAAACATTGGACTAGGAATAGTGTTGAAGATATCACTGAATTAGCGGCAAACTTTCACTGCGTTTCTTTTGCTTATGTTCCTAGAATTTGTAATAAAGCCGCTCATAGGTTAGTTAAGCGTGCTAATAAATTGTGGAAGTCGTTAACCCGattgtcacaaaaaaaaaaaaaaaaggatggtAATGATGGAATATTCAGCCCTTCTCTAAAGCCGTGTTCACAATCCACCGTTATCGCACAGGATTTTAATGTGATGCGGAATTTGTGCTTATCCTTCGCTCAAATTCGCTCTTTGTATTGTACTCGTGTTGTCTAATGCAATTCTCATATAAGGTGTTGACAATTTGAGCAAATATCTAATATCTACAGGACTGTTAAATATCTGCCAGAAGTAACAGAGAAAAATTTTTGTTACGCTTTTGACACTCACATCCCACATCGTTCAGTTTACAAGATTGACTTGTGTTTATATACCTGATTCTTCAACAGTGATTGTCGACATCTGATAAAATTGGAACGATACAGAGAAGATTAGCATGGCCCCTGTGCAAGGATGACACGCATAAATCGAGAAATGGTCCAAATTTTTTTTTGACATTTTTGCCCCTGTTTTTATCAGCGATTTGACCGTTTTGCCGTTCTTGCTGACGAAGTGTGTCCATGCCTGGAAATCTTCTAAAAGCTCATGCTTTATTAGAAGGAACTCATTGCATGTAAGTTTATCTCCAACCTACATGAACTTGAAACAATCGAATTTCATGGATCATTATTCGAGAAAtgatccaatttttttttttaactttttccATTGTTTTTACCTAGTGAATTGGCCGGTTTATCCCTTGAAATTGTAGAAGGGGAAGGGAAGTAGAAGTGGAAGTGGCATGACATTATAGTATTATACCTTAAAGTGTAGAATGGGTAAATTCGAAGAAAAAAGCCGGGAATAACCAAAACGTGGTATTAGATTTGTTTTTCAATAACTTGTCTTAAATTTTATAGACAATCAATTGACGGACATAAATTCTCGTGTAAGATGATTTTGCACAAAAAGCATCCTGTAAAACGATTAAGAAACTAAATTAGGGAGTACTTATATGAGAAAACCATATTCAAACTGCCAAACGCTTTTGCAATTTAAAGGATTAGAAtagaggcaaaaaaaaaaaaaaaaaaaataaataaaggttGCGACATCAATCAGTCACCCACAGTAGACCCATAATACCAAGAACACCACAGGTTATCGACTACATCTACGCGACTAAGCTACAATTTGTATCGGGAGTTTGAGAGGAAAACAAATCTATAGGAGTAGTTGAACGAGAGTTGTATCTTAGACGGAGTACCTCAGTTCTCAAATTTCTGCTACGAAGCAGTGCTTTAAGTCTTTAACTACTTATTCTTGGCAAAGgcattcccaaaatagaaagatAAATAATTGACTGAAATACCCTAAAATGaaataggtaaataaatgatcgGGACGGAAGGAGTAATCTTTAAGTGAAGAGATTTATCTGATTCTTGTGTTGACAATTTCGGCAAATATGTAGTATTTGCAGGACTGTCAAATACAGAAAGATAAATTTTCAGTTTCCCTGTTGACACTCACATCCCACATCGGTCAGTTTGTAAGATGAAAGCGTATTTATATATCTGATACTTCAACATTGGTTGTCCATAAATCGAGAAATGGTCCAAATTTTTTTGACGATTTTACCCCTGTTTTTGGTCGGAGATTTACCCTTTTGCCCTTCTTGCTTAGGGAATTTTTTCCCTGGATCATTTTTTCTGCGAGATTCAGTTTTTTTGGACGACTCTATTATTGTTTTCGACAAGAGATGTGACCATTTTGCGTGAAATCTGCTAATGCTTTATAAGAAGCAACTCAGGGGCCGTGGTCGGAGATTTACCCTTTTGCCCTTCTTGCTTAGGGAATTTTTTCCCTGGATCATTTTTTCTGCGAGATTCAATTTTTTTGGACCACTCTATTATTGTTTTCGACAAGAGATGTGACCATTTTGCGTGAAATCTGCTAATGCTTTATAAGAAGCAACTCAGGGGCCGTGGTCGAACATTTACCCTTTTGCCCTTCTTGCTTAGGGAATTTTTTCCCTGGATCATTTTTTCCGCGAGATTCAGTTTTTTTGGacgactttattattgttttcgaCAAGAGATGTGACCATTTTGCGTGAAATCTGCTAATGCTTTATAAGAAGCAACTCAGGAGCCGTGGTCGGAGATTTACCCTTTTGCCCTTCTTGCTTAGGGAATTTTTTCCCTGGATCATTTTTTCTGCGAGATTCAATTTTTTTGGACCACTCTATTATTGTTTTCGACAAGAGATGTGACCATTTTGCGTGAAATCTGCTAATGCTTTATAAGAAGCAACTCAGGGGCCGTGGTCGAACATTTACCCTTTTGCCCTTCTTGCTTAGGGAATTTTTTCCCTGGATCATTTTTTCCGCGAGATTCAGTTTTTTTGGacgactttattattgttttcgaCAAGAGATGTGACCATTTTGCGTGAAATCTGCTAATGCTTTATAAGAAGCAACTGATtgctatatactccctccattcaactccactttacaacttTCTATTTTgcgcactattcacaagcggacattcaatttcaattttctctcgatacataagtgaaaatatattcatttgggatcttatttgattcgtctttaagagtacattaaaaaaattaacttttataatttttgtaaaTACGCAGCTAATGATATTTATCATGTAAAAGCtgtgttggcaaacgtgataaaagaaagttgtaaagtggagttgaatggagggagtaataccGAGTAGTTTATTGTCAAACCTAGCTAAACTTGAAACACTTGAATTCCATGGATCATTATCCGAGAAATGGTCCAAACTCTTTTTAACGGTTTTGCCCTTGTTTTTGCGTAGTGAATAAGCGTGTTGCGTTGAGTGACTAGTTCAATTCTTTTGATGTTTTGCACATTGTTTCAAGCCATCAGATTTCGAAAATATGACCAGTATATATTACTGTACTATTATTCAATTTAACATTCATGCATTAACCATAGCTTCTATCTGTCCGAAACCATTTTTTCATGCAGTATTAAGGCAACTCTGTCATCGTATCAATTACCAATGGACGAGTTACTCGGGATTTTCTCGAGATATTAGATTTGGCATGAAGGGATCCGTCAAGTACGATAAAGAAGCATTGACCTATCAACTTTAGTAAACAATAAACAGCGAAAACATCAAGACATGTACGTTTGCATTTAACCTCAATTGAAACAAGCTCAAAGTCTAGATTATGACTAAGAACAGCAAAAAGGACGGAGACTGTGCGCGCCAAAGTGAAAAAGGAATACAGAAAACATGTCGAAAGAGTAAAGGATACAAGAGTACAAACATATGAAATATGACTAGTGTTCCCTATCGTCTAATGTATCTTGTCCACCCCGAAAGCCGCCTTTTTTTTGGCTCATCAGTTGGTTTTTGACTTAGGGGCCTTCTTCTTGGCTTGTCTCCTTGGCATCGAGTTTGTCATACCGATGAAAAACAGCAACGCCCCAAACAATGCCAAACTCTGTATAGCAGTTAGACGTAATGTAATCCGGTAAGAACTCATCTGTTATACAGGGAATATACATGGTTCGGAGATTTATCATTATAGTTCATAGGTTACCTGAGTGAACTTGACAAAGAGCTGAGCGAATTCCTTGCGGTCAG from Silene latifolia isolate original U9 population chromosome 5, ASM4854445v1, whole genome shotgun sequence encodes the following:
- the LOC141656511 gene encoding NADH dehydrogenase [ubiquinone] iron-sulfur protein 5-B-like, with amino-acid sequence MASGWGITGNKGRCYDFWVDFSECMSKCREPKDCSLLREDYLECLHHSKEFQRRNRVYKEEQRQIRAAARKAKGGDEDEGHH